The Anomalospiza imberbis isolate Cuckoo-Finch-1a 21T00152 chromosome 2, ASM3175350v1, whole genome shotgun sequence nucleotide sequence TGATTAGGACTTGCACCCAATAGACAGAATGAATTTTAATGATACTTATCAATAGATCAGACCCACATACAGAACTGACCTGCTCAGATGACACCTGTAGCTGTCTTGTGAGGTCATCTATCTGACGTTCAAGATTATTTGCTCTGCCTTTTTCAGAATCCAGCTGCTCTCCTTGCTTGTCGTATTCCATCAAAAGATTCTTAACACATACAAACACAAAGGCATAATTTTTTACAAGATGTATTGCATAAGCACATTCTATACCTCTGAGGTGTGCTTACCTAGTATTTCATTATATGAGCTGTCTTACTGCAATGTCAGAAATATCAGAATGAAATTAAAGCTATCATTCCATTACAGGCTCTGGGAGAAACCCCTTTCAGTTCATGACAATCTAGAataattcaggttggaaaaCAGATCAGCAGGTGTCACCCTCCTGCTTAAAATAAGGTCAGCAGTGAGAtgagaccaggttgctcagagctttGTCCAATCGTGTCTTTCCAAGGACCTCCAAAAATGGAGATGGCTACTCCACTAGGCAACCTATTCAAAAGCTTGACCATTCTcataacataaaaatatttattcatgtCTCCAGTTGGAATCTCTCCCTTCAATTGAGGACTACTGTCTTATCTTGCACCACCATGAATAACCTGACTTTCTTCCCTTCATAATGTCTTTGTAGGTACTGGAAGACTCCTGTCAGGTTCCTTCGAAGTTTTCTCCAGCCTGAGCAACTTCCTCTCACTTATTCCAGTCTCTTGACCACCCTGGTCATCCCTCCACTGAAATCTCTTCAAGTtatcaatgtctttcttgtgtTTGGGGGGAGAAGGATGGACAAGAGAGGAGGTAAGGCTCTCGATGATGTCAAAGAATCATTTAGATGATTCTTTAAGATCACTGAATCCAACTGCCAAATCCACCACTAACATATGTCCTTAAGTGCCATGTTTATATTCTTGCATATAAAGTGCTTGCTGTGTTTACTTATTATACTTTAAATACCACCAGGGATCGTGATTCCATTGCTTCCCTGCTCTAAAGCTCAAGCACCCTTCTTGTACAGAAACTgctcctaatatccaatctaaacctcccctggaaGAACTTAAGGACACTTCCCTCTGTCCTATCTTGTTGCTTGAGGGAAAAGACTGATCCCCACCTGACTACATCCTCCTTTCAGGTGTTTGGAGAGAGCGATAAGCCTCCCCCAAGCCTACTCTTCTCCAGACTACATAACCTCAgttccctcagcttctcctcctAAGTCTTACAGGGAACAGCTTACTCTTGGGGAAGCAATGCTGACTTGTCACCTGCTTCTGCTTCATGTGTCCAGAAATGTGCTCCAAGAAGACTTGCTCCCAGGAAATTACAAGTTTGTCTTTATCATTTAAGGATTTTCAAACTGATCTTCAATTTTACACACTTTTCCGAATTCACGGGGATTTATGTTTTGCCTAGCAGCATATTGCTTGATATGTATGTTGCTAGATTCAAAAGGGTTAAAATAGCATTCCAGTAGAATGGAAGtgtcttattttcttctgacaGCAGCTGCATGGTTCCCTTAAGAGAACCTTACATTTCTTGATTCTGGTATTCAACTGCACTGACATAATTTCTTTTGCCAAACATAACTGTGCAAATAAATAGCAACATATATCCAGGCTAGGCTTCAAACCCAAAGTATTTTCTGACAGTTTACTGTCTTTTGTGAATGTAGCACTATTCTTACCTTATAGCTTTCAGCTCCTTGAATTACATCTTTCATTGAAGCAGACAATTGATCTTTTTCTGATCGAACCAACTCCAACTCTTCCTTCAGAGTCTGCATCTTATTAAAAAGAAGAGTGTGTCATTAAAACAAAGCCCTCCATGCAGAATCTTATTCATATTAGGAAGTAGTCAGGGTACCTCTTTTCGGCTGGCATCTAattctttctttgctttcacagcaaccacttttattttatttagcttCTCTCCTTTTTCGGCAGATTCTTTTTCAAGCATCCCTTAGAAGAAATAtataagaaaatttaaaatgacacttttccattttttcccaagaaataaaattaaacaaaattcaATTAGAACACAAACATCAGCATGactttaaaaccaaacaaaatataAAGCAGGGGGAGATGCCCAAGTGTTTCATTCAGTCAAGCATTTAATTTGAAGCTAAAACATCCAGACACACAGAGAACTTAGAGGCAATCTTTCCTTGgacaatttttccccatttcagaAGCGTCCGTCACAGTTAAAATTGATACTCCTGTCTACTTCTACATAAATATAACAACTCAGAagcattttcctgcttttttgttGGGGTAACTGCAATAAAGCAATAGAAGTTTTGGCAGTGttgcttccctttccttctggtAGCCTCAGGGATTCTTACTGATAAATTTcccacattaaaaaataaagattaaaacCACTACACTGTTTATAGACAGAtgtacagaggaagaaaaagcctTAAAAACTACCAAACCATATCTAAGTTAAAATTGCTAACATTTCAAATACCCAGTGGAAGGAATACTGTAGGAAGATGCGTTAATATCCATTTCCTCATCTTCCTCGACTTGTGGAAATACAGGACAATCATGCAAAGAAAGAAGAGGTACATATCCAAAGAAGCCAGACCATTTATACAACATGAAAAAAGTGAGAAAGATACCAATTTTTTCTTGAAGCTCTGCTACTGAAGACTGTTGATCAGTTTTCTCAGTCATTGTCTCCATTAAATTCTGTATTATAAACAAAGACATAACATGTATTACAAACGTTTCTTTGTGGTACCTGTTTTGTCCCTAACAAGTCACCAGAAGTTTCAGCTACAGCTAAACTATGTTCTTACAACCAGGACAGCCTTTATGAGCAACTTTTCATCAGCTTAGTGAAAGTACAGTTATGCTGAAAGCAGAACATTCCAATCTTTTAAGAACTGCTTTCCATCCTGTCCAAGGACAAAAAAGGGGAGACACCCTTATTCTGCAGCTGGCAGCTTTACAAAACCAGCAATTCCCAAGACCTAAAGCTAATGCAAAACAAGAAGTTTTGTTTGAGATGGAACCACAGAAAGTTAGAGGTGAAAGATTATGAGGTCAGGTAGTCCATCTAGTCAATTGATTGCTTCAAGGGATATTGATGGGAATAAAGGTTCAAGTACAAGCAACTTTTGTCAAAAAAACATTAtgattggttttgtttattttttttttttctgggggaaaGAAGGGAATTCTGAGGTGCTAGAAAACTCCAAAATATGTGCTTTCTAGGAGGGAGACTCACTTTGAggtcaagggaaaaaaaagaaaaaaacaagaaaagagagAATTGAAAGTATTTTTTGAACCTTAATTCTGAAGACTTTAGAGGTTTAGTCTTTATACTTCAATAACAAAATATAACCTTTAGAGAACTCAGTTCGTCTTTCACATTTCTAAGCTCAGTTTCCTTTTGTTCCAGAATGAAATTTAAGTCGTCTTGTTTTTCAGGTCCTTTTTGCAGTTCTTGTATTTGACTTTCATAAAGAGCAAGTTTTTGGCTAATTTCTTCAGTATTAGCTAAAAGATCTTGATTTTCAATCCTTGTTTTTTCACTGGCATTCCTCAGCTCCTGGATATCGTGTTGAAGCGCTTCTTTTTCAGACAATACTCCTTCCAGTTCTTCTCtcaagaggtttttttctttttcaaaatccTGAATCAGGGATGTATGTTCTCTATGTTGAGCTGCATTTTCTTCCTCTAATCTTTCAACCTCTCGCTGCAAACTAATtacttcctcctccttttgtAGAGCAAGGCACTGCTCTTCTTTAATTTTTGACAAGCATTCATTTGCAATTTTTAACAAGTTAAGAGAATCATATTCTTCATTAGAATCTGAAATGCTGAACCCCATTTTCTCAAGTAGGTGGTACAGCTGTGTTCTTACAAGGGATGTGTGCACTTGTTCCTTTTCAAGAAATGTTGATAtatggtctttttctgcagtcaTCATTTGTAGTTTCTTTTCTAAGTTTTCAGACTGCTCTTTCAATAATAAACAACTATCTTTTTCAGATGTAGtccttcccagctcttcacTTAATTCACCTTTTTCCTGACTGAGTTTCTTATTTTCCTCATGAAGAGTGTACACTTCAGATGAAAGCTGTTCTTTATCACGTAACAGAGATTCAATCTGTTTTTCTAGCTGCTCTAGCATTTGAGTATTTTCACCCTTTGAAGCTAAAGCTTCGTTCAGTCTCTCTGTTAATTCCTCTACCTTTTGTTTCAGGTCATTATTACACTGGTTAGCAACATCTACTTCTTGCTGAAGTTCCTGAATTTTAACTTGTTCTTGCTTGCGCGTTTCCTGAAGGGTTTCTCTCTCTTCACCCAAGCATTTTACATCATTTAAAATATCCCTGTTTTGATCAGTAAGAGCAACGATCTTCTCTTCCAGCTCTCTTACAGTAATCTCTTTCTGGTCAATGGAACTTCTCATTGCACTATTGTCCTCCTGAAGACTAATGATTTTACATTTAAGTTCTTCTATCTCTATCTGATTAGATGACAATTTTTCTACTTCTTCCTGAAGGCGATTTACAGTTTCAAGAAGAACATCCCTTTCATTGAAAGCAGCTCGGAGTTTCTGTTGCAGTTGACTGACATCAGAAGCTTGCTGTTGCTTCATTGATTCAAACTCCTGGCTGATCTTTCCAGCAGATTCGCCTAGCTCAGCCTGTAGAGTTTCCATTGTTTCTCTCAGGCTGTTGTAACTGGACActgcttcttccttctcctgaGTTAGCTTTTCAAGTTGTTCTCTAAGTTCCTGCGTTTCAAAAACTAATGCCATCTGTTCTTTTTCAGAACCAGATAATAACGTTTCATTTAATTCAGAAATTTCTCTCTGATGTTGATCTTTCAGAGTCTGAATCTCTAATTTGTGCTCTTTTGCAGCAGTTTCATAGTGCTGTCCTGCTGCTCGAAGCTCCAATTTTAGTTTTTCAATTACACAGCAGTAATCTTCTTTAGTAAGCTGCAATTCATTTATCTTAAAATCCAAGTCTTCCCGCTCATGCAAGTACTCATCCTTCATACGATGGATTTCCTCTTCCAGTTTTATCTTGACATTGCTCATATAAGTTAGCTCGTCTTTTAATATACTATGCTGGGACTGGAGTTCTTCTAAACTGTGCTCCAGGTACCTAactttttcctccatttttgtttttacaCAAGGTTCTTCTTGTGTATCTGCAACATCTCTCttgttttctaaatttttatGTAAGACTTCTCTCAGCTGCTCCAAGTCATATTCACGCTGGTCAGTCTGAGTACACATTTCATCCTTGGCATTTTTGTCTGTCAAATTGTGCTGTAACTGATTtatttgattttgcttttcttcattttctttagaTGATATTTCAATACGATGCATTAGTTCTGACACCTCTTCCTGATGagcagtttttaattttttaagctcttcattcagattttttatttcattatggTAACACTGAGAGTTGCTTTTAATAGTTTCTTGCAGATTTGTCACTTCTTTGTTTTTGTCTTCATTCACAGCTTCCAACTGCTTGTTCAGACACAAAATTTGCTCCTCATAAGTAGATTTAATTCTTTGGACATCACCTTGTAAtcttttaacttctttttgACTATCTTTGTAACATTCAACCTGTTCCACCAGCTCCATTTGTTTCTTCACTTGTTCATCTAATTCCATCTTCAGCTTTTTTAAATCCTCATTGTGCTTGCATTGTGCATTTGCTAATTCACTCTTCAGAGCTTTTACTTCTTCCAGAGAGTCAATTCTTGCTTGTTCCAGTTGCTTCTGCAATTCTTCTGTTTTAGCCACTGCAGCCtaaacaaacaaggaaattaTTAAATACTGGTAATTTAGCACACAGAATTTCCAAGTGAACTGTTTACAATAATGAATTAGAAAACCTAGTAGTCCACAGTTTTAAAAACTGCTGTAGCTTTTAAATATCTAACTCTATTAGGACAACTCCATTCAGAAGACACTGCATAGAGTACAAGAAGATTTgcaaaatgagaaaggaaaactaAGTCCTAGATCATGTTTACCAGCATAATTTCACAAAACGGTCACAATAGACTTTAGCTTTAGCAACTATCCTGATAATGTATTAAAGATCAGATTACTTTTAGTGCATCAAATTCAGGTGTCTGGAATATAACAACATCCATCAATTGCAAGCAATTCAGTCTTCACTTTATCATTAATTGAGATTATTGATATAATATAGGTGCCTTGGCTGGCAGGCTCCTTCTTATGAGTATGAAAGTTAAAACTCACATGAATATCTAAAGGTTTACCTTGTAAACCTTTGTGTTCCCATGGAAAGATAGAGCTGATTGATTAAAGCCTATGTAGGCTTTTAATGCACAAACTGAATTCTTGCAGCTGTGGATCTAGACAGTGTatataagatttttttgtttattattatAAACTAGAGGGTACagagaaaatatataaatttaatatatatagcctttatatttttttagatttttttaaagagattgAACACAGGTAAGTgaagaaaaagattaaaattaGATACCCTACAAGCAAAcctagaaaataaacagaattctgaaatatttcagtaatGTTCCGTGGATCATTTCAGTACCTCTGCTTCTTGCTTTAtttgaatgttttcttttttcagagcTATGCACTTCTGCTGACTTTCAGCTTTTTCCAGAAGCACAACATCCAGCCTTTCTGTGAGAGCCTAATATTAAATGAGAAAGATCACTCAAGGAAGGAAGAATGGAAACAGTGATTTCTGCAAAATGTAGGAACTCATATATAGATTATGACACTTTTTATCAAATAAACACATCAGTCAGcaatttaaaaattgctttcagCCCAAATACAACTGATATGAAACAAGTAGACTAAAGCAATGattttgggttcttttaaaaattgcacTTGTGATCAGCTAATTTTTTATTACCAGATGATGGTGGTGAAGTTCCCTTTCTGTAGAAAAGAAATCTCCATCCAAATTATTCAAAACAATTCTGTAAGTAAGAAATTCCTCCTCACTACTAATTTTTGATTTCATATGCTATGACCCTTATCTTGAGAAAAACATCCTAAAAGTATTTCTTGTGACATGCAATTTTAGTTATGTATTTCTAATCTCATCAAATGACTGTCTCAGAACTTTTCTAAATGGCTCAAGTCTTTCTGCAATGGTCACTCCAAAATAAACTAAAGCTGGTCTAACCAGCCACACAAGGAAAAGTCTTGCTGGGGACATtcatagagtcacagaatagtttgggtgggcggggacctttaaaggccatctagtccaaccccctgtagtgagcagggacatcttcaactccatcaggttgctcagagaccCATTCAACCTGATCTTAAATATTTCCAGGGGTGGGGAATCTACCACCTCTCTGAGCAACCTTTTCCAATGTTTCACTGCCTTCTatgtaaaaaaaatcttccttatatctaaccTAAATCAACCCTCTTTTCATTTAAAACCACTATCCCTTGTTCAATTGCAACAGGCCCTGCTGAAAATCCCATCTTATTAGCCCCCTTCAAGTACTGAAGTGCTGTGGTAAGTTCTGCCTAGAAAGTGTACTACTCTGTACTATTCCTCACAGAACCAAGAGTGTTTGCTGGCAAGTGGAGTACGGATGtgaggggagaagaaaaaaaaaaggttttaggAAGTGGCTTGGATTCCCGCAGATTGATTCCACTCAATTTGAGTAATGGTTTTCAAGCTATTAACTATTTACCAAATTATTTCTGTGGATTTATTTCAGCTAACTTTACATAACACAATAGAAACCAATTACATATTCCTACCTGAATGATATCATCAGCTCCGGCAGCAGCTGCTTTAGATCTGAGTTCTTCAATTTCTTTCTCCAGTTCTTAAAACGTAAAGAAATTTGACAGTATGTATTGATGCTGCATCACAGTAGCAAAGTTTAGTAAATCCTGTGCCTGACAACACTTCAAATCAGAGACGTCTTTTACTTCATCAACTTTTGTTTGTTACTGAGTGACAGACAGGACTAACAGAAGGAGAACAAATATTCAGTACTACTTCTCCAGTCCTGACACCAAGCATGGTTTCCTAAGGAAGCAAAACTTCCTTGCTTGGATAGAAGGACAACAGATCATACCTTCTATTTCATGGTCAATTTAAATCAGAGGAAAGATACTCAGTTTCTACTGTTTCTCTAAAAATAGGCAGCAAGCAGAACAGCAAGATCTTATGAATAAACACACTGAGGAAAAGCCTGGTACAGCCCATTTCTGTATCCTTATTGTTTCAGAGGGCAGCTATCAGCAGTCAGCACAACTGTCATTCCAAACAAGGGGGAGTGACACCAGTCCAAGTAGTGCACCACTGGAGAAAAGGGACAGCAGAATGGACAAGGACAGCACATGAGAGCACAGATTTACAGGTACTTTCAGGTGTTAAGCATAAAATTTTGTTTGgtatattttataatttcttgTTAAAGCAATAAATTATCAAATATAAAGTAGCAAAGTATCTTAAAGAAGTCATTGTACTCTACAACAAACTACACTCTActaattgaggaaaaaaatatgagacATTCCTCCTCCCATTTGCTTCCTGAAAAGCAACCTGCACCAAtagaaggaacagaaaatgaCAAATCCCACTTCAACTTTTCCACGAGCTACACTGTTCCGTCATGCCATACTGTCAGaccaaaattaatttaataccCGACAAAAGCAatgcttcttttcttctctttcttaaTCAAATTACTTCAGTCCTTATCCTCCCACCATAAATAGCAaaattgaaggaaaataaaatctagtATTTTTTGCTTAGAATTTAAATCTACCTATCAAAAACACACAGTGATATTTGAAAAGGTCAGGTAGTGCCAAGCATTAAGGCAGAAATTGCACTTTCCAGTAAGATACCTGCACATCTTGACTTCACTTTCTGTATAAGCATCATTTGCTTTTTTGCAAACTTGATGAGGTCTTCTTTGGGCAATGTGTCCAGCTGTAAAGAAATTATGTATCAGAGAAACCAGTTTCCTCTAACCCAGAGGGAAATAGAAACAAGGCATTTTAGCATCTGACTGCCAAAAAAGCTGAATCTTAGGACAAGAAACTCTTACCATACATCTGCAAGAAGAGTAACATTTTGAAGAAGAATAACAGTCCAAGTTACTGATGTTCTGTTATCCAGATAAGAATAATTCTATTATTTCTATTCTATAATAATAATTCTATTATTTCAATTACAGTAACGGAAACTACTCCTCATTCTGTACATTTCTGAAACAATTCTGAAGCACACAATTGGGCAGCATCAGTTAGGAAAATTCAGTTAGGAAGGATTACAATTTAGTAATACAATTTGagcaatattttgaaaatagcaTGCTGACCTAACATTGTAACTGGTTAAATTTACTTCCTATGTATGCAAAGATGGCTGGGTCCATTATGAAACAGATTGCTGCCAAAACTAGATGCCATTAATAATTTATCAAATATAACAGGAAGTGaacataacaaaaatatttttttttctcatggttTCCAAAACACTTTATCTTAATGTTTATAAGTTAATTTTTCCTATCTagaagaaatgttaaaaatatctTTGTCTTCCTAGTAGTCACAGCTTGCATGCTAACCCTTGCAACTACTGCTAGCCAAATAAATTAGGTTTGTGAGGACTGATTACCTTGGATTTGCCTGATCCTGGTGTTCCAGAAGATGCCACCATCTCTTGCCCAGCATCTTGAACCTACAACAAAATAAAGTCCAATCTGTAAAGTACAATAAAGTACAATCTATCAAAATAAAGTACCATCTGCAGTAACAGACTTTTTGGTGTAAGACTACCAAAAGAACAAATTGAAAGTCTCCAAACAAAGAGGAACTGAATATAGcaaaagcacaagaaaaaaagtaaaacaaaatttttaaaccAATATGTATTTGTAGGATGAGtcagaaacaacagaaaaaaatctactgTGATTATTAGAACAGCAGAATAGAAAGCTCCCAATGTCCAAACCAGTATGATCTTATGATTTCATTACTGAATGGACATGTAGAGCTGATACAGTattgcaaattaattttatttacaagCAGTTTCAAAAGCATGACTCACTATCATGTTCTTAAAAGagacatcaaaaaaaaaaaaagcaagagcaacagcaaaaaaaaccaaaacaaaaccgaACCAACCAAATACACAACCTCCCCCctccaaacaacaacaaaaaaaccacccaaaaaaactTGTATCGGAGTTGCAGTTAAATCAAACTTTGGGAACTTTTGAACCACATAAgctcctaatttttttttatttccttcttaaaCACACTGGCTTATCACTACAATTGTTAGCCTATCAAATATATTCCAAAAGACTCAGAAGAGTCAGGGCTCATTTGGACAAATTATAAcccctctcttcctttttttttttt carries:
- the GCC2 gene encoding GRIP and coiled-coil domain-containing protein 2 isoform X1, translating into MTEAEAARGGCSGAGSGCGAAISPPLQPAGPAMEVQDAGQEMVASSGTPGSGKSKLDTLPKEDLIKFAKKQMMLIQKVKSRCAELEKEIEELRSKAAAAGADDIIQALTERLDVVLLEKAESQQKCIALKKENIQIKQEAEAAVAKTEELQKQLEQARIDSLEEVKALKSELANAQCKHNEDLKKLKMELDEQVKKQMELVEQVECYKDSQKEVKRLQGDVQRIKSTYEEQILCLNKQLEAVNEDKNKEVTNLQETIKSNSQCYHNEIKNLNEELKKLKTAHQEEVSELMHRIEISSKENEEKQNQINQLQHNLTDKNAKDEMCTQTDQREYDLEQLREVLHKNLENKRDVADTQEEPCVKTKMEEKVRYLEHSLEELQSQHSILKDELTYMSNVKIKLEEEIHRMKDEYLHEREDLDFKINELQLTKEDYCCVIEKLKLELRAAGQHYETAAKEHKLEIQTLKDQHQREISELNETLLSGSEKEQMALVFETQELREQLEKLTQEKEEAVSSYNSLRETMETLQAELGESAGKISQEFESMKQQQASDVSQLQQKLRAAFNERDVLLETVNRLQEEVEKLSSNQIEIEELKCKIISLQEDNSAMRSSIDQKEITVRELEEKIVALTDQNRDILNDVKCLGEERETLQETRKQEQVKIQELQQEVDVANQCNNDLKQKVEELTERLNEALASKGENTQMLEQLEKQIESLLRDKEQLSSEVYTLHEENKKLSQEKGELSEELGRTTSEKDSCLLLKEQSENLEKKLQMMTAEKDHISTFLEKEQVHTSLVRTQLYHLLEKMGFSISDSNEEYDSLNLLKIANECLSKIKEEQCLALQKEEEVISLQREVERLEEENAAQHREHTSLIQDFEKEKNLLREELEGVLSEKEALQHDIQELRNASEKTRIENQDLLANTEEISQKLALYESQIQELQKGPEKQDDLNFILEQKETELRNVKDELSSLKNLMETMTEKTDQQSSVAELQEKIGMLEKESAEKGEKLNKIKVVAVKAKKELDASRKEMQTLKEELELVRSEKDQLSASMKDVIQGAESYKNLLMEYDKQGEQLDSEKGRANNLERQIDDLTRQLQVSSEQHDQLRSANEDLLARVETLQNNAKLLETQILEIQRAKAKADKELEAEKLLREQKTKEHNGALREMEELQMQLQKEKKHLQKTMQELELARKDAQKSTLMDMEIADYERLVKELNQKITDKDSRIEDLEQETGIQKQKQETLQEEIQSLQSTMQQDEERNAKIKQLLMKTKKELADSKQAENDHLMLQASLKGELEASQQQVEAYKIQVAVLTSEKHKVQEQLRTSSEQHQRTMSACQQKIAALQEECRAAQAEQASVTSEFESYKVRVHNVLKQQKNKSTAQTESEGAKQEREQLEMVIDQLKVKLQDAQHNSQMNASELQALQSEHDTLLERHNKMLQETVAKEAELREKLCTIQSENMVIKTEHAQALSQLTAQNEALRNNFRDQVRNLQEEHRKTVETLQQQLSRVEAQLFQLKSEPSTRGVAVSNLATKNLRERRNTDLPVLDVHTVAREEGEGMETTDTESVTSASTYVQSLEQLLNSPEAKPEPSQWQADLTKDELIQKLNTTTKSADHLNELLRESEATNAILMEQIKLLKNEIRRLERNQEREKSVANLEYLKNVLLQFIFLKSGSEKERLLPVIDTMLQLSPEEKGKLVAIAQGEEESTSRPSGWASYLHSWSGLR
- the GCC2 gene encoding GRIP and coiled-coil domain-containing protein 2 isoform X2, whose translation is MTEAEAARGGCSGAGSGCGAAISPPLQPAGPAMEVQDAGQEMVASSGTPGSGKSKLDTLPKEDLIKFAKKQMMLIQKVKSRCAELEKEIEELRSKAAAAGADDIIQALTERLDVVLLEKAESQQKCIALKKENIQIKQEAEAAVAKTEELQKQLEQARIDSLEEVKALKSELANAQCKHNEDLKKLKMELDEQVKKQMELVEQVECYKDSQKEVKRLQGDVQRIKSTYEEQILCLNKQLEAVNEDKNKEVTNLQETIKSNSQCYHNEIKNLNEELKKLKTAHQEEVSELMHRIEISSKENEEKQNQINQLQHNLTDKNAKDEMCTQTDQREYDLEQLREVLHKNLENKRDVADTQEEPCVKTKMEEKVRYLEHSLEELQSQHSILKDELTYMSNVKIKLEEEIHRMKDEYLHEREDLDFKINELQLTKEDYCCVIEKLKLELRAAGQHYETAAKEHKLEIQTLKDQHQREISELNETLLSGSEKEQMALVFETQELREQLEKLTQEKEEAVSSYNSLRETMETLQAELGESAGKISQEFESMKQQQASDVSQLQQKLRAAFNERDVLLETVNRLQEEVEKLSSNQIEIEELKCKIISLQEDNSAMRSSIDQKEITVRELEEKIVALTDQNRDILNDVKCLGEERETLQETRKQEQVKIQELQQEVDVANQCNNDLKQKVEELTERLNEALASKGENTQMLEQLEKQIESLLRDKEQLSSEVYTLHEENKKLSQEKGELSEELGRTTSEKDSCLLLKEQSENLEKKLQMMTAEKDHISTFLEKEQVHTSLVRTQLYHLLEKMGFSISDSNEEYDSLNLLKIANECLSKIKEEQCLALQKEEEVISLQREVERLEEENAAQHREHTSLIQDFEKEKNLLREELEGVLSEKEALQHDIQELRNASEKTRIENQDLLANTEEISQKLALYESQIQELQKGPEKQDDLNFILEQKETELRNVKDELSSLKNLMETMTEKTDQQSSVAELQEKIGMLEKESAEKGEKLNKIKVVAVKAKKELDASRKEMQTLKEELELVRSEKDQLSASMKDVIQGAESYKNLLMEYDKQGEQLDSEKGRANNLERQIDDLTRQLQVSSEQHDQLRSANEDLLARVETLQNNAKLLETQILEIQRAKAKADKELEAEKLLREQKTKEHNGALREMEELQMQLQKEKKHLQKTMQELELARKDAQKSTLMDMEIADYERLVKELNQKITDKDSRIEDLEQETGIQKQKQETLQEEIQSLQSTMQQDEERNAKIKQLLMKTKKELADSKQAENDHLMLQASLKGELEASQQQVEAYKIQVAVLTSEKHKVQEQLRTSSEQHQRTMSACQQKIAALQEECRAAQAEQASVTSEFESYKVRVHNVLKQQKNKSTAQTESEGAKQEREQLEMVIDQLKVKLQDAQHNSQMNASELQALQSEHDTLLERHNKMLQETVAKEAELREKLCTIQSENMVIKTEHAQALSQLTAQNEALRNNFRDQVRNLQEEHRKTVETLQQQLSRVEAQLFQLKSEPSTRGVAVSNLATKNLRERRNTDLPVLDVHTVAREEGEEPSQWQADLTKDELIQKLNTTTKSADHLNELLRESEATNAILMEQIKLLKNEIRRLERNQEREKSVANLEYLKNVLLQFIFLKSGSEKERLLPVIDTMLQLSPEEKGKLVAIAQGEEESTSRPSGWASYLHSWSGLR